ATTAGCTGTAAAAAACTTTTCGCATTATGTGCAGGCCATGAATATATCGAATCAAGCCTTATAGCTTGATTCAAAAACCCAACAGCTTCAGCTAATGGCTGCTTAACGTCATAATTTCCAAGTAAGGAGTTATAGATGGCATTATATGCAGTATTAAAAGCACTGCTAACACTATCTTTAAGCCAACCAAATAAACTATCATCCTCTGTCCTTGGAGAAATATCAGAAATACTATTATCTAGGCGCATTGATTGCTGCTGATTATGAATACCAAAATAATGCCAGGCTTTCTGAACTAAATGAGTAGGATTTTTCATTAATTGATTTTTTTGGTGTAGTTTCAGAACCTGCTCACTAAAATCAGTGAAGTTACGAAATAGCATTTGTTCCTTAGCTTCATGATAGTTACTTAGTATTTTCCTATCTTCTTCAGAGCTTATTTTACAGACTTGATTTTCATTTAAAAACTGATTCTGCTTATTTAACCAAAATGCCCAAAGATCGGTTATTTCCTTAATTTCAAACTGGTAATTATATAGCTTCCTATCTTCTTGCCATAATAAATAGTATTTACGTAATTCTACCTTTTTAAGCAATTCAGGGGTTATTTCTTGGTTAGTGTTTAGACACTTAAACTCATCATCGGTAAGTAATTTTTCTAAATATTTCTCTTTTGCTTTATCTTTAATTTTGGATTTTTCTTTCTCATTGTTATTCTGAATAATCCTCTGCTGTTCATGTGTATAGCTATCTTCAAGCTCTTTATTAAACATCCTTTCTATTCTTTTCGGAATAACCGAATGATCAGTAAAGCCTTTATACGTTGCAATAAAATGTATGACTTCATGATCTTGCTGATTAAGACTAAGCACAGAGATATTGCTCTTAGCCAATATGGCTCTAATATGCTTATTTACCTTAAGATCAAGTTCTAAGAGCATCTCAGTAATATCAAAATCTGTTACTTGCTTATTTTCATCACTGATGCTCAGAATTATCTTCTCTTGCTGTTTGGATAGGTAAAGAGTTTTTCCGGTTAAGGGATTGTTTTCATTATCGGGATTGCTAAGTTTTAAAATATAGCCGGTAGGGGAGTTAACATGCTTTGCTAAATCAACGTATTTGGTAAAAAGTTTGCCTTGCAGTTCTATCTTTGGTATCTCGCATAACTCTTCTTCTTTTAATTTACTTAGTTCAATATGGTTACGGTAATTATATGAGCAAATAATATCCTGATTGCATTTCGCAAGTAATCCGTGATTAATTAGCACAAGTTGAGCCGAGCCAGGCTCACCATTACGAGCTACACGACCGAATCCCTGATCCTGTACTCGGCTACTCTCAGGAAGGTCTCCCATAATAACGTGTAAACCACCGTTTTTAATAACCTCGCTGCTAATTTGTAAGTCAGTGCCCCTACCGGCTAGATTAGTAGCAATTATTATATCTCCAGGTTCTAATTTCTCCTTATCTTTTACTTTTTTGTCTTCTAGCGCGTTTTCAGTACCATATAGAAAGATTTGATCGTTATCATATCCTGATTCTCTTAAATGGTTTGCTAATGTTTCTACTTGTGCAATTGTCTCAAGAATTACTAATGCAGCCCTCTGCCCGGCTATTTTACTTTGCATGATTTGAATGATTTCTTGATGCCACTGTATAATATTATCAGTAATGATCGGTGGGAATTCATTTAGATCTTTATTAATAAACTGTGGTATCTTTACTAAATCAACTTCATATACTTTTTTTAAAAAATTATGGTGGGGATCATTTCCTAATGTTCCGGTTAAACCGTAAATACTTCCTTTATAGTTAGCAAAATAGCCGACATAAGACATAAACGTACTGATTATGCTCTCCGGAAATATAGTTAGGCCATGTTTAATTTCCAGGAAAGGATGTAAACCATCAGACCAACGTAAATCAGATTGAATTACTCCCGAATCGCTATTAACTGGAGCTATTACAGTAATATTTGCCATCCCGGGTTTCGGATAGGTTACATAATCTATTTTCTCTTGATAGTAATAAGCATTAATAATAGACTTAACCCAAGCAGGCAAATGTTTTTTAACGAAACTTTCTAAATGAATAGGGATTATTACTGACCGGCTTTCACGATCTTCTCCAAAATTAAATAAATGATCTTTTGTATATTGGGTAACAAAAGTTTTTGCATAATCTTCACATGTTTGGTTTAGCGGTATTAATGTAAAGTTTTGCTGGAACTGCTTATACCCCTCTTCACTTAAGTCATTGAGTAAAGTTTCATTCGTTGGTATTGGCGGCTGCTTATATAAACAGTTGCCGGTTTTTTCGTCATGCTGCAATACAGGGGTAACAAGGTGTAAGCCACCCCACATATAAATTAAGACTTGTTTTAATGCTTCAAATCCCGGCATTAAGCTTGAAAGCTGCACCTTCATATTAGTTTGATCGATAAATATATTATCTACTTCATCTGCAATTATCAAATCATAACCACGGCCTAATTTAATGTTAGTAGTTATGTCGCGTAAGCTATCACCAATAAAATGTATTGGATCTCCATATACTATATCGGCTTCATAGCAAATTTTAGGATTATTACCTGTACTTCCTATGTTATGGTCTACAGTAATACCTACTTTTTCATAAAAATCTTGGTATTCTTCCACATCCCGAATAGCAAGTACCGGTGAACTTGTAATTATGTCAACCTGTCGGCCAGATAGTACTTGTATGGTTGCAAACATTGCTATTATTAGTGATTTTCCTTCTCCGGTAGCAATTTGTGCTAAACCACCATTGGGCGACTTAAATAATGATAAAACAGATAATAATTGCACGCTTCTTGGGTAAAAGCCTATTGTATTATAAGCAACTTGCCTCAGCACAGTAAGAACCTCGGCTATATTACTATCATCTACTTTACTAATACTTTGCCGCCAGATCAAAGAATCTTCTTCCGACCAGCTTGATAATTTTTTTGCTATATTATGTTTATCCGCCAGATCAAATATAAAATTACTTTCAACATCATTAATAGGATGCTTATTGGATAATATATTGTTTAATCTACCTTTTTCTTCAGCGCTAATATTATCTAAATATATGCTTTGTTCATCTTTTGCTAAATGGAGTTGATCACCTATAGAATAAAGATAGATTTTATCTGCCTCTTTTGGTTTCGGTGCAGCATTGTTGCTAATTATAATATTATATTTATGTTTCAACCAATTATTGCTGATTTCTTCTATTTTACTCAGTTGATTTTCAAAATACTTATTCTCAATTAATTCTATAACAGTAGGTTTATCTTTATTATTTATTGCTAATTCTTTCAATAACTCATTATGGTCTTTATAGATGAAAAAGTGATTATCTTTTATTAATCGTTGTATTATAAGAGGCCATTCTTCCGGTTCTTTATTAACTAAGATGTCTGCTGCGGTCAAACCATCTCGATCAAATATATTGATTCCAACTTTATAGTCAGCTAATTTTTCTAGGGTTGCAATTAATAATGAAATGTTTTCTTGTTTAGTTTGAGCTAATAAATCTAATAAAGATTCTAAAGGCCAATCGAAATTAAGTAAATGAGTAACGCTAGTTAATAAAATTTTTAGCTCGCTTTCTGGAAGCGTCAAATCCGAACGTCCAGTTAAAGACTTTTTAAAAATAATATTATTTAAATTTAAATAAACATTAGATACAGCAAAACCTGAACCGGCCGCAGATGCTAAGTCACTTTCATTTAAATTATATTTGCCAATAAAGGCTAATAACTCTAACACTTGACTAAAATGAGTAAAACTAATCAGCTTTAATTGTTTGCTAACATCCCAAGCAAATTCCTCAAATTTATCCTGCAAATCATTCCACTCATCTTCATTGAGAATAAAATTAGAATTTGCACCAAAGGAAAATTCAAAAATTTCAGGTGTATTCTGATCAGGTTGATCAGCTTTACTTGCTTTAAATAAATTTCTAATTTCTTTGTGATGGTCATTAAAAAATACTTCTTGAATATTGTTGATATATTCTAAAGCTGAATCGGCCACCTCAATAAAATTTTTATTTCTAGTAATCAAATGTTGTTTAAAAAAGATTTCTAAATAGTCATAATCCTTTAAGTTAATTAACTTAGCTAGTTCTTTACTGATCTCAAGTTTTTGCTCTATATTATCACTATATTTCCATATAAAGATTTTAGCAGCTAAAGCTAAATTTATAGTTTGATCTTCATTTAGCTTGGCTGCATTTAAAATACTGATTATCTTAGCCTGGCTATATTTATTTACTTTTGGTAAAAGTTCCAGTAGATTATTAGCTAATTCCTCATCTATATCCCGTTTCTTACTTAGTTGCTCATATAAATCGAATGCTAACCTCTGCAAGCTTACTTCTTTAGAAGATAAAAATTTGGAAAAATATTTAGTAGTTTCTTCCAGTAAATCTATATGATTTTGTGATAATCTTTTTGCAATAAACACTAAATGTTTAGCTGTATTTACATCATTAGTTGCCAGTATTTTATTTAATACAGGGACAACTAGTTTACTTAATAGGTTTTTAGGTAAGTCTTTATAATTAGCAAGAATTTCAGCTAATAATTCTATAAAATGATTTTGTTCTTTAGTATATGTTTCAATTATCTTATCAATTAAGCTT
The endosymbiont of Acanthamoeba sp. UWC8 DNA segment above includes these coding regions:
- a CDS encoding AHH domain-containing protein → MDLIDLVFDNKYFNELNSGSEPLDWWSNLNLYKKEGIIQCNAPNKYFFEHPTLLYLSTSSGDKQCQLDNWNKSVLSKSSIKFLSDYIYLDEKSGADKVNLLKYNLSQIANYSLQEIENLLGMGGDELAELDLYIISILSSDYSYKINEKTIKYLEQEINESYNYYGRNVISQIVSILINYTLQYAENSSHSIFLSELLNKEDIDISLKDLINLNFSKAIIKSAHKFDKVVYNNLELFLPKVEDKILLLRALAHAAQNGDYIPKGESLVFFEEILLVNKDYTELALDTISIIIESLIDKSANNDDFIKIEQKLIDLVNKDYKLPLSLIDKIIETYTKEQNHFIELLAEILANYKDLPKNLLSKLVVPVLNKILATNDVNTAKHLVFIAKRLSQNHIDLLEETTKYFSKFLSSKEVSLQRLAFDLYEQLSKKRDIDEELANNLLELLPKVNKYSQAKIISILNAAKLNEDQTINLALAAKIFIWKYSDNIEQKLEISKELAKLINLKDYDYLEIFFKQHLITRNKNFIEVADSALEYINNIQEVFFNDHHKEIRNLFKASKADQPDQNTPEIFEFSFGANSNFILNEDEWNDLQDKFEEFAWDVSKQLKLISFTHFSQVLELLAFIGKYNLNESDLASAAGSGFAVSNVYLNLNNIIFKKSLTGRSDLTLPESELKILLTSVTHLLNFDWPLESLLDLLAQTKQENISLLIATLEKLADYKVGINIFDRDGLTAADILVNKEPEEWPLIIQRLIKDNHFFIYKDHNELLKELAINNKDKPTVIELIENKYFENQLSKIEEISNNWLKHKYNIIISNNAAPKPKEADKIYLYSIGDQLHLAKDEQSIYLDNISAEEKGRLNNILSNKHPINDVESNFIFDLADKHNIAKKLSSWSEEDSLIWRQSISKVDDSNIAEVLTVLRQVAYNTIGFYPRSVQLLSVLSLFKSPNGGLAQIATGEGKSLIIAMFATIQVLSGRQVDIITSSPVLAIRDVEEYQDFYEKVGITVDHNIGSTGNNPKICYEADIVYGDPIHFIGDSLRDITTNIKLGRGYDLIIADEVDNIFIDQTNMKVQLSSLMPGFEALKQVLIYMWGGLHLVTPVLQHDEKTGNCLYKQPPIPTNETLLNDLSEEGYKQFQQNFTLIPLNQTCEDYAKTFVTQYTKDHLFNFGEDRESRSVIIPIHLESFVKKHLPAWVKSIINAYYYQEKIDYVTYPKPGMANITVIAPVNSDSGVIQSDLRWSDGLHPFLEIKHGLTIFPESIISTFMSYVGYFANYKGSIYGLTGTLGNDPHHNFLKKVYEVDLVKIPQFINKDLNEFPPIITDNIIQWHQEIIQIMQSKIAGQRAALVILETIAQVETLANHLRESGYDNDQIFLYGTENALEDKKVKDKEKLEPGDIIIATNLAGRGTDLQISSEVIKNGGLHVIMGDLPESSRVQDQGFGRVARNGEPGSAQLVLINHGLLAKCNQDIICSYNYRNHIELSKLKEEELCEIPKIELQGKLFTKYVDLAKHVNSPTGYILKLSNPDNENNPLTGKTLYLSKQQEKIILSISDENKQVTDFDITEMLLELDLKVNKHIRAILAKSNISVLSLNQQDHEVIHFIATYKGFTDHSVIPKRIERMFNKELEDSYTHEQQRIIQNNNEKEKSKIKDKAKEKYLEKLLTDDEFKCLNTNQEITPELLKKVELRKYYLLWQEDRKLYNYQFEIKEITDLWAFWLNKQNQFLNENQVCKISSEEDRKILSNYHEAKEQMLFRNFTDFSEQVLKLHQKNQLMKNPTHLVQKAWHYFGIHNQQQSMRLDNSISDISPRTEDDSLFGWLKDSVSSAFNTAYNAIYNSLLGNYDVKQPLAEAVGFLNQAIRLDSIYSWPAHNAKSFLQLIKDGAIFDLEDAEKANKVKREFYESTGKAIELISNHVIPQLKSQASFLLMQKLATPQDDLIVQLINTIKVYEKIMELQENNIKIVAGSEGDQMIRVKRHVSLASVSQNINATASVMEFLNNTLSIKANSTSIFTNIAQDLNFNSQPVVLSELSELGVVLFEIETFQLEDDSNWFGTVFSAVLGVAQICIGIALMASGGGAFAMLFAKGLVIQGIGDIISSAMSVINGVPIDMGNYLKSKGIGTAINLLTAGLGQLGQSAEIFENLHSIGKIAGADMSAMQFAGIAAATQVGAAALGAVLYNAGKQTFLDKDELEQKIKSEIEHLIAKYISDLQKIIATDLWQNNNHLQRSLISQASEVMKKYHGRFSDTGTRVGVQTLSSVIGVVTSGLGFTKMGETLSMANTAFAGATTLAFNGIKNAEALDHFIDEMNWIVSKLAANNALSSGVMMQNRLIHNFGETISVELMTSLEQQSYIVNQELNYKDCDALNQVVLSDNIQATGINYKTGLVTICNKIAKVFNYDYQSSTKENLKGNLVDLLTGNLYALQKEGMGAAADFLGGQASSLIVNSVYEKIEQGKKKKIEEEKRNKKIADEIRREAEDMKSKSANRINRASGVFVKQPQSAAEPEVYPVKDGDTVDGIAAEYGVSRDDILEANPKLKDKISVDEQGRTKILIKEGENLILPQGASKQTGSKGSSSNQKPNKPANDNTDTKSKFTQPEPDSSNNKAEPRSSSQPTYTCTDGVCFTSGEGSEEYNSATSRRYAEPIGPNVAWHEEYTDAAKKIDGDNISQEDKQKFKKEIYEILKETYESTPKEKELIISELNNEKAKHEKGFISKLFSTKEACAAEAGVLRGGASAISCLKNPTCAAILIAAVTLSKAYNFFSRPFRAEHGSSDPMHGQPQKADVETFPAEEQKPDILFTPDDGGSFDWYVETFPVDDKVNHLPGFSMPEGIDTRKESFPIHDGDIHFILEFTIDGKKFQEHHIISDKNKLTSEHKLWEKAGIDAQSRKNKIYLPTKEEHHPTRSIHLGGHSKIVSEKLADKMDKAINTGEMQGWTQEQYKEALHNIIVEERAKLRSGERALNKHKRYWTEEQK